A window from Zingiber officinale cultivar Zhangliang unplaced genomic scaffold, Zo_v1.1 ctg30, whole genome shotgun sequence encodes these proteins:
- the LOC122037367 gene encoding probable potassium transporter 11 isoform X2: MAIGDGILTPVISVLSASGGIKVNHPKMSDDVVVLVAVVILVGLFSMQHYGTDKVGWLFAPVVLIWFLSIGAIGILNIWKYDSSVLKAFNPVYICRYFIRGKRDSWISLGGILLSITGTEALFADLCHFHVLAVQIAFTVIVFPCLLSAYSGQAAYLIHNRDHVHDAFYRSIPDGIHWPMFIIATAAAIVASQATISATFSNVKQALALGCFPRVKIVHTSKKFLGQIYIPDINWILMILCIAVTAGFKNQSQIGNAYGTAVVIVMVVTTLLMIPIMLLVWRSHWLLVFIFTALCLSVELPYLTAVLFKINQGGWVPLVIAATTLVVMYVWHYGTVKRYEFELHSKVSMAWILGLGPSLGLVRVPGMGFVYTELASGVPHIFSHFITHLPAIHSVVVFVCVKYLPVYTVPVEERFLVRRIGPKNFHMFRCIARYGYKDLHKKDDDFEKMLFDGLSLFVRLESMMEGYSDSEECSLPAQRMEKSTDSAVDLSYASSSDLIQPAPSQGSTSLASATAGDELEFLNRCKEAGVVHILGNTVVRARRESTVVKKIAVDYIYAFLRRICRENSVIFNVPHESLLNVGQIFYI; the protein is encoded by the exons ATGGCGATCGGTGATGGGATTCTCACTCCGGTCATCTCAG TTCTTTCTGCGTCAGGTGGCATAAAGGTTAACCATCCAAAGATGAGCGATG ATGTTGTTGTGCTTGTTGCGGTGGTCATATTAGTTGGTCTGTTTAGCATGCAACACTATGGCACTGATAAAGTTGGTTGGCTTTTTGCTCCTGTTGTGCTCATCTGGTTTTTGTCGATCGGAGCCATTGGCATTCTGAATATATGGAAATACGACAGCTCGGTTCTGAAGGCTTTCAATCCAGTTTACATCTGCAGATACTTTATACGAGGGAAACGTGATAGTTGGATTTCACTAGGAGGAATTCTGCTCAGTATAACAG gaacagAAGCATTATTTGCCGACTTGTGTCACTTCCATGTATTAGCTGTTCAG ATCGCTTTCACTGTAATTGTGTTCCCTTGTCTTCTATCGGCATACTCTGGGCAAGCTGCATATCTTATTCATAACAGAGACCATGTTCATGATGCTTTCTACAGATCCATTCCAG ATGGAATACACTGGCCTATGTTTATCATAGCTACAGCAGCAGCAATTGTTGCTAGCCAAGCCACCATCTCTGCAACATTTTCTAACGTCAAGCAAGCTCTTGCGCTCGGTTGCTTTCCCAGGGTCAAGATCGTGCACACATCGAAGAAGTTTCTCGGTCAAATATATATTCCAGACATCAACTGGATTCTCATGATTCTCTGCATAGCTGTTACTGCTGGATTCAAAAATCAAAGTCAGATTGGAAATGCATATG GAACCGCAGTTGTGATAGTTATGGTCGTGACAACATTGCTCATGATCCCAATCATGCTGCTGGTCTGGCGAAGCCATTGGCTCCTGGTCTTCATTTTCACTGCTCTATGTTTGTCCGTGGAGCTTCCTTATCTAACTGCTGTGCTTTTCAAGATAAATCAAGGAGGCTGGGTGCCTCTTGTCATCGCTGCCACAACTCTCGTGGTGATGTACGTTTGGCACTACGGCACAGTGAAGCGATACGAATTCGAGCTGCACAGTAAGGTGTCCATGGCGTGGATACTCGGCTTAGGTCCAAGTCTCGGTCTAGTCCGTGTTCCCGGAATGGGGTTCGTGTACACCGAGCTGGCCAGTGGCGTCCCGCACATCTTCTCCCATTTCATCACTCACCTCCCTGCCATCCACTCGGTGGTGGTTTTCGTCTGCGTCAAGTACCTCCCAGTCTACACCGTGCCAGTGGAAGAACGCTTCCTTGTCAGAAGGATAGGACCTAAAAATTTCCATATGTTCCGCTGCATTGCAAGATACGGGTACAAAGATCTTCATAAGAAGGACGATGACTTTGAAAAGATGCTGTTCGACGGCCTCTCTCTCTTTGTTCGTTTAGAGAGCATGATGGAAGGGTATTCAGATTCAGAGGAGTGCAGCTTACCAGCACAGCGGATGGAAAAATCCACAGACTCAGCCGTGGATCTCAGTTATGCATCTTCTTCTGATCTTATCCAACCTGCTCCATCTCAGGGATCGACTAGTCTGGCGAGTGCGACGGCCGGCGATGAGTTGGAGTTCCTGAACAGGTGCAAGGAAGCAGGGGTGGTGCACATTCTCGGGAACACCGTCGTGAGAGCCCGTCGAGAATCCACCGTCGTAAAGAAGATTGCTGTGGATTACATATATGCTTTTCTTCGAAGGATCTGCAGGGAGAACAGTGTGATCTTCAACGTTCCTCATGAAAGCCTACTGAACGTTGGGCAGATCTTTTACATTTAG
- the LOC122037367 gene encoding probable potassium transporter 11 isoform X1, translated as MASSSGNDETNKGSMWELDRNLDQPMDEEAGRLRNMYREKKFSALLVSRFAFQSLGIVFGDLGTSPLYVFYNTFPHGINDPEDVIGALSLIIYSLTLIPLLKYVCIVLRANDNGQGGTFALYSLLCRHAKVNTIPNQHRTDEQLTTYSRHTFDENSLAAKVKRWLESHTFKKNALLILVLVGTCMAIGDGILTPVISVLSASGGIKVNHPKMSDDVVVLVAVVILVGLFSMQHYGTDKVGWLFAPVVLIWFLSIGAIGILNIWKYDSSVLKAFNPVYICRYFIRGKRDSWISLGGILLSITGTEALFADLCHFHVLAVQIAFTVIVFPCLLSAYSGQAAYLIHNRDHVHDAFYRSIPDGIHWPMFIIATAAAIVASQATISATFSNVKQALALGCFPRVKIVHTSKKFLGQIYIPDINWILMILCIAVTAGFKNQSQIGNAYGTAVVIVMVVTTLLMIPIMLLVWRSHWLLVFIFTALCLSVELPYLTAVLFKINQGGWVPLVIAATTLVVMYVWHYGTVKRYEFELHSKVSMAWILGLGPSLGLVRVPGMGFVYTELASGVPHIFSHFITHLPAIHSVVVFVCVKYLPVYTVPVEERFLVRRIGPKNFHMFRCIARYGYKDLHKKDDDFEKMLFDGLSLFVRLESMMEGYSDSEECSLPAQRMEKSTDSAVDLSYASSSDLIQPAPSQGSTSLASATAGDELEFLNRCKEAGVVHILGNTVVRARRESTVVKKIAVDYIYAFLRRICRENSVIFNVPHESLLNVGQIFYI; from the exons ATGGCGTCCAGTTCTGGAAATGATGAGACGAACAAGGGGAGCATGTGGGAATTGGATCGGAATCTTGATCAACCTATGGACGAAGAAGCTGGCAGACTTAGAAACATGTACAGAGAAAAG AAATTTTCAGCCTTATTGGTCTCCAGATTTGCATTTCAGAGTCTCGGTATTGTATTTGGAGATTTGGGAACCTCACCACTCTATGTGTTCTATAATACCTTTCCTCATGGCATTAATGATCCAGAAGACGTTATTGGAGCTCTGTCCTTGATCATCTACTCGCTCACACTAATTCCCCTTCTTAAATATGTTTGCATTGTGCTTAGAGCAAACGATAACGGTCAAG GTGGTACCTTTGCTCTTTATTCGCTGCTTTGCCGACATGCAAAGGTGAATACTATTCCTAACCAACATAGAACTGATGAACAACTTACAACTTACAGTCGTCATACATTTGATGAGAATTCACTAGCTGCAAAAGTGAAGAGATGGTTGGAGTCACATACTTTTAAAAAGAATGCTCTGCTCATTCTTGTTCTTGTTGGCACTTGTATGGCGATCGGTGATGGGATTCTCACTCCGGTCATCTCAG TTCTTTCTGCGTCAGGTGGCATAAAGGTTAACCATCCAAAGATGAGCGATG ATGTTGTTGTGCTTGTTGCGGTGGTCATATTAGTTGGTCTGTTTAGCATGCAACACTATGGCACTGATAAAGTTGGTTGGCTTTTTGCTCCTGTTGTGCTCATCTGGTTTTTGTCGATCGGAGCCATTGGCATTCTGAATATATGGAAATACGACAGCTCGGTTCTGAAGGCTTTCAATCCAGTTTACATCTGCAGATACTTTATACGAGGGAAACGTGATAGTTGGATTTCACTAGGAGGAATTCTGCTCAGTATAACAG gaacagAAGCATTATTTGCCGACTTGTGTCACTTCCATGTATTAGCTGTTCAG ATCGCTTTCACTGTAATTGTGTTCCCTTGTCTTCTATCGGCATACTCTGGGCAAGCTGCATATCTTATTCATAACAGAGACCATGTTCATGATGCTTTCTACAGATCCATTCCAG ATGGAATACACTGGCCTATGTTTATCATAGCTACAGCAGCAGCAATTGTTGCTAGCCAAGCCACCATCTCTGCAACATTTTCTAACGTCAAGCAAGCTCTTGCGCTCGGTTGCTTTCCCAGGGTCAAGATCGTGCACACATCGAAGAAGTTTCTCGGTCAAATATATATTCCAGACATCAACTGGATTCTCATGATTCTCTGCATAGCTGTTACTGCTGGATTCAAAAATCAAAGTCAGATTGGAAATGCATATG GAACCGCAGTTGTGATAGTTATGGTCGTGACAACATTGCTCATGATCCCAATCATGCTGCTGGTCTGGCGAAGCCATTGGCTCCTGGTCTTCATTTTCACTGCTCTATGTTTGTCCGTGGAGCTTCCTTATCTAACTGCTGTGCTTTTCAAGATAAATCAAGGAGGCTGGGTGCCTCTTGTCATCGCTGCCACAACTCTCGTGGTGATGTACGTTTGGCACTACGGCACAGTGAAGCGATACGAATTCGAGCTGCACAGTAAGGTGTCCATGGCGTGGATACTCGGCTTAGGTCCAAGTCTCGGTCTAGTCCGTGTTCCCGGAATGGGGTTCGTGTACACCGAGCTGGCCAGTGGCGTCCCGCACATCTTCTCCCATTTCATCACTCACCTCCCTGCCATCCACTCGGTGGTGGTTTTCGTCTGCGTCAAGTACCTCCCAGTCTACACCGTGCCAGTGGAAGAACGCTTCCTTGTCAGAAGGATAGGACCTAAAAATTTCCATATGTTCCGCTGCATTGCAAGATACGGGTACAAAGATCTTCATAAGAAGGACGATGACTTTGAAAAGATGCTGTTCGACGGCCTCTCTCTCTTTGTTCGTTTAGAGAGCATGATGGAAGGGTATTCAGATTCAGAGGAGTGCAGCTTACCAGCACAGCGGATGGAAAAATCCACAGACTCAGCCGTGGATCTCAGTTATGCATCTTCTTCTGATCTTATCCAACCTGCTCCATCTCAGGGATCGACTAGTCTGGCGAGTGCGACGGCCGGCGATGAGTTGGAGTTCCTGAACAGGTGCAAGGAAGCAGGGGTGGTGCACATTCTCGGGAACACCGTCGTGAGAGCCCGTCGAGAATCCACCGTCGTAAAGAAGATTGCTGTGGATTACATATATGCTTTTCTTCGAAGGATCTGCAGGGAGAACAGTGTGATCTTCAACGTTCCTCATGAAAGCCTACTGAACGTTGGGCAGATCTTTTACATTTAG